The window AGAGAATAGTCCTGAAATGAATCCAAATCAAGAGAAAAAATGCATATTGACTCGAGATCAGAGATCACTCTGCAGAAAATTGCAGAATCTCGAGAATTCTCGAAGCATCTCCGGAAAAGCCGCGATAGGGTGGCGACAAGCCCGCTACGATGGGTGGCCAGCAGATCCAGCGTCTGGAAAAGGCCGTAGGTACGGGGGAAGTCCGCGAGCGCTCGCCCGCGGGCTCTCCAGAGAGGAGATTGAACTGATGTCGAATTCGGAGATCGAATCGGTCCCGGCTGCAGCCCCTGCGCGCTGGAAGACCGTTGGGAAGGGAATACTCGCCCTCGGCGCCGTCGCCGCCATCGTCTGGCTGGCGCGCGACGGCGAGGCCTACATCACGCAGTTCCGCAGCTGGGTCGAAACCCTCGGCGTTTGGGGGCCGGTGGTCTTCATCCTAGGCTACGCCGTGGCCACCGTCGCCTTCCTCCCGGGCTGGCTGTTGACGGTATCCGCTGGCGCTATTTTCGGGCTGACCCGCGGCACCCTGTTCGCCTTCAGCGGCGCCGTCCTGGGATCGTCCCTGTCGTTCCTGATCGCCCGCTACCTGGCGCGCGGCTGGGTCGAGAAGAAAATCGCCCAATGGCCCCGCTTCCAGGCCGTCGACCGCGCCATCGGCCGCGAGGGCGGCAAGATCGTCG is drawn from Acidobacteriota bacterium and contains these coding sequences:
- a CDS encoding TVP38/TMEM64 family protein, which gives rise to MSNSEIESVPAAAPARWKTVGKGILALGAVAAIVWLARDGEAYITQFRSWVETLGVWGPVVFILGYAVATVAFLPGWLLTVSAGAIFGLTRGTLFAFSGAVLGSSLSFLIARYLARGWVEKKIAQWPRFQAVDRAIGREGGKIVALLRLSPVFPFSLGNYALGLTKVKFPSYLLASLAMLPGSLLYVYYGKVFGAVAEEKGLTEWLLLGVGLVATIAVTAIITKKAKQALAEEVEGDE